One window from the genome of Pararhizobium gei encodes:
- the hisA gene encoding 1-(5-phosphoribosyl)-5-[(5-phosphoribosylamino)methylideneamino]imidazole-4-carboxamide isomerase, which translates to MILFPAIDLKDGQCVRLKLGDMEQATVYNPDPADQARAFENQGFEWLHVVDLNGAFAGETVNGAAVDAILKATNNPVQLGGGIRTLEHIESWLSRGLARVILGTIAVRDPALVIEACKKFPGKVAVGIDARGGKVAVEGWAEASELGIIELAKKFEGAGVSAIIYTDIDRDGILTGINWEATLELADAVSIPVIASGGLASMDDIRRMVRPDAAKLEGAISGRALYDGRIDPVEALQLLKAQ; encoded by the coding sequence ATGATCCTTTTCCCCGCCATCGACCTGAAAGACGGCCAGTGCGTTCGCCTCAAGCTCGGCGATATGGAACAGGCCACTGTCTACAACCCCGACCCCGCCGACCAGGCCAGAGCTTTTGAAAACCAAGGGTTCGAATGGCTGCATGTCGTCGATCTCAACGGGGCCTTCGCCGGCGAAACCGTCAACGGGGCGGCGGTCGATGCGATCCTGAAGGCGACGAACAATCCGGTGCAGCTCGGCGGCGGCATCCGCACGCTAGAGCATATCGAGAGCTGGCTGTCGCGCGGCCTAGCCCGCGTCATCCTCGGCACCATCGCCGTGCGCGACCCGGCGCTGGTGATCGAAGCCTGCAAGAAATTTCCCGGCAAGGTGGCCGTCGGCATCGACGCCAGGGGCGGCAAAGTGGCCGTCGAGGGCTGGGCGGAAGCCTCCGAACTCGGCATCATAGAGCTTGCGAAAAAATTCGAGGGCGCCGGCGTTTCGGCCATCATCTATACCGACATCGACCGCGACGGCATCCTCACCGGCATCAACTGGGAGGCGACGCTGGAACTGGCGGACGCGGTTTCGATCCCCGTCATCGCCTCGGGCGGCCTGGCCTCGATGGACGACATCAGGCGCATGGTCCGGCCGGATGCTGCGAAACTCGAAGGCGCGATTTCAGGCCGGGCGCTCTATGACGGACGCATCGATCCTGTGGAGGCGCTGCAATTGCTTAAAGCTCAATAG
- a CDS encoding phosphoribosyl-ATP diphosphatase, with protein sequence MSDFSLSDLERIVATRAQASPEESWTAKLMAQGQAKASKKLGEEAVEAVIAAVSGDRDNLVSESADLLYHLMVVLKIADIPLQDVMSELERRTRQSGIQEKASR encoded by the coding sequence ATGAGCGATTTCAGCCTTTCCGATCTCGAAAGAATCGTGGCGACACGGGCGCAGGCATCGCCGGAGGAATCCTGGACGGCAAAGCTTATGGCGCAGGGACAGGCCAAGGCCTCCAAGAAGCTGGGCGAAGAGGCGGTTGAGGCCGTTATCGCCGCGGTGTCCGGTGACCGGGACAATCTCGTTTCCGAGAGTGCCGACCTGCTCTATCATCTGATGGTCGTATTGAAAATTGCGGATATTCCGTTGCAGGATGTGATGAGCGAGCTTGAGAGGCGAACGCGCCAATCGGGCATTCAGGAAAAGGCGAGCCGGTAG
- the coaA gene encoding type I pantothenate kinase, which produces MSIAAKDAGPADIPDHFRNIDTSPYRFFSAEEWSRFRADTPLTLTADEVRRLRSLNDPIDLSEVRRIYLSLSRLLSAHVESSQMLFAQRQRFLSMSGEAKTPFVIGIAGSVAVGKSTTARILAELLSRWPSSPKVDLVTTDGFLYPNVSLLRENMMDRKGFPESYDIGALLRFLSAIKAGQPNVKAPTYSHLTYDVLPDQFQIVDRPDILIFEGINVLQSRNLPADGKIVPMVSDFFDFSIYIDAEESLIHTWYVNRFMRLRQTAFRNPDSFFTRYADVSEEEAFSIAEGLWHNINLKNLRQNILPTRPRADLILQKGQNHLTETVALRKL; this is translated from the coding sequence ATGAGCATCGCGGCAAAAGACGCAGGCCCGGCCGATATTCCGGATCATTTTCGCAACATCGACACGTCACCCTATCGTTTTTTCTCTGCGGAGGAATGGTCGCGGTTCCGGGCGGATACACCCCTGACATTGACGGCCGACGAGGTTCGGCGGTTGCGCTCGCTCAACGACCCGATCGATCTCAGCGAAGTCCGGCGCATCTATCTTTCGCTGTCACGGCTCCTGTCCGCCCATGTTGAATCGTCACAGATGTTGTTCGCTCAGCGGCAGCGCTTCCTCAGCATGTCCGGCGAGGCGAAGACCCCGTTTGTCATCGGCATTGCCGGTTCGGTTGCCGTGGGCAAGTCCACGACCGCACGCATTCTCGCCGAGCTTCTGTCGCGCTGGCCATCGAGCCCCAAGGTCGATCTTGTCACCACGGACGGCTTTCTCTACCCGAATGTTTCCCTGCTTCGCGAAAACATGATGGACCGCAAGGGCTTTCCCGAGAGCTACGACATCGGCGCGCTGCTGCGCTTCCTGTCCGCCATCAAGGCCGGCCAGCCGAACGTCAAGGCGCCGACCTATTCGCACCTGACCTATGATGTGCTGCCAGACCAATTCCAGATCGTCGACCGGCCGGATATTCTGATCTTCGAAGGCATCAATGTGCTTCAGTCGCGCAATCTGCCCGCCGACGGCAAGATCGTACCAATGGTTTCGGATTTTTTCGATTTTTCCATTTACATCGACGCCGAGGAAAGCCTGATCCATACCTGGTATGTCAACCGCTTCATGCGGCTGAGACAGACGGCCTTTCGCAATCCCGATTCCTTCTTCACGCGCTATGCGGACGTGAGCGAGGAGGAAGCCTTTTCGATAGCCGAAGGGCTCTGGCACAACATCAACCTGAAGAACCTGCGCCAGAATATTCTGCCGACGCGTCCCCGCGCCGACCTCATTCTGCAAAAGGGCCAGAACCATCTCACCGAAACGGTCGCCTTGCGAAAACTGTGA
- a CDS encoding GNAT family N-acetyltransferase codes for MRPEVRYRFRDLRRDDFPLLGRWLKKPHIARWWGEPAKELADIQQAMESTETRPLMVEIDGTPIAYLQWYDPYLEEGHPYRDQPPGTLGIDISIGDPDLTGKGHGSAIIRQFCTERFAEGAMRIVIDPDPENTQAIRAYQKAGFRFLETRHSIYGPAHFMTLDKPEETSKS; via the coding sequence ATGCGGCCTGAGGTCCGCTATCGTTTTCGCGATCTGCGGCGGGACGATTTTCCGCTTCTCGGCCGGTGGCTGAAGAAACCGCATATTGCCAGATGGTGGGGCGAGCCGGCGAAAGAGCTGGCCGACATCCAACAGGCTATGGAGAGCACCGAAACAAGGCCGCTGATGGTCGAGATCGACGGAACGCCGATCGCCTATCTACAATGGTATGATCCGTATCTGGAGGAAGGCCACCCCTACCGGGACCAGCCTCCAGGCACGCTCGGGATCGATATTTCGATCGGTGATCCCGATCTAACCGGCAAGGGTCATGGCAGTGCGATAATCCGCCAGTTCTGTACCGAACGTTTCGCTGAGGGAGCCATGCGGATCGTAATCGATCCGGATCCTGAAAATACGCAGGCCATTCGCGCCTATCAGAAAGCGGGCTTTCGCTTTCTGGAAACACGTCATTCCATTTACGGGCCGGCCCATTTCATGACGCTGGACAAACCTGAAGAGACAAGCAAATCATGA
- a CDS encoding DUF1402 family protein, whose protein sequence is MSTGLAYAGGLRVVPEGNRFQEQPDVPGASLRRTKAGKTSFDAKYEKVRNLLASDGKLIGKIKSTARAYGIDPIHMVGAIVGEHTYNVDAYDRLQSYYVKAAAYAGDNFRFGYEDETVAEFVARPEFSKCAAKKSSYALWSCREGVWNSKFRGKAVGGTSFPNNRFSAVFFQPFFAGQTFGLGQINPLTALMLTDMVSRVSGYDRLDDKDAAGVYKAIMDPDQSLAYMAASIRQSIDAYKSIAGVDISGNPGITATLYNIGNPDQRAAAFAAKSSDGSAQWPEENYYGWLVNAKLAELKALL, encoded by the coding sequence ATGTCCACTGGCCTGGCTTACGCCGGCGGGCTCCGCGTCGTTCCTGAAGGCAACCGGTTTCAGGAGCAGCCGGACGTTCCCGGCGCCTCCCTGCGACGCACCAAGGCGGGCAAGACCTCCTTCGATGCGAAATACGAAAAGGTCCGCAATCTGCTGGCCAGCGACGGCAAGCTGATCGGCAAGATCAAATCCACGGCGCGGGCCTATGGCATCGATCCGATCCACATGGTGGGCGCGATCGTCGGCGAGCATACCTATAATGTCGATGCTTATGACAGGCTGCAGTCCTACTACGTGAAGGCAGCCGCCTATGCCGGGGACAATTTTCGCTTCGGCTACGAGGATGAAACAGTGGCCGAGTTCGTTGCGCGGCCGGAGTTCTCCAAATGCGCGGCAAAGAAAAGCTCCTATGCGCTTTGGAGTTGCCGTGAGGGTGTCTGGAACAGCAAGTTCCGCGGCAAGGCGGTCGGCGGCACATCCTTTCCCAACAATCGGTTCAGCGCGGTTTTCTTCCAGCCCTTTTTTGCGGGACAAACCTTTGGCCTTGGCCAGATCAACCCGCTGACCGCCCTGATGCTGACCGATATGGTGTCGCGCGTGTCCGGCTATGACCGGCTGGACGACAAGGATGCGGCCGGCGTCTACAAGGCGATCATGGACCCCGACCAATCGCTCGCCTATATGGCGGCCTCCATCCGTCAATCGATCGATGCCTACAAGTCGATTGCCGGTGTCGATATTTCCGGCAATCCCGGCATCACCGCGACGCTGTATAATATTGGCAATCCGGACCAACGGGCGGCCGCTTTTGCCGCGAAAAGCAGCGACGGCTCCGCTCAGTGGCCGGAGGAAAATTACTACGGCTGGCTGGTCAACGCCAAGCTGGCTGAGCTGAAGGCGCTTCTTTAG
- a CDS encoding alpha-ketoglutarate-dependent dioxygenase AlkB family protein, whose translation MQVLPKGIRHIPGFLDREKQQNLVETVRAIVTASPLYVPAMPRTGKPMSVRMTNCGSLGWVTDKEQGYRYQALHPVTGQPWPAIPDVLLDIWQTVSGTGKEPEACLVNFYTDDARMGLHQDRDEKDLESPVVSISLGDTCLFRVGGRERSDSTLSFKLASGDVVVLGGEGRLAFHGVDKIYPNTSTLLKNGGRINLTLRRVTQ comes from the coding sequence ATGCAGGTTCTCCCAAAGGGCATCCGGCATATCCCGGGCTTCCTTGATCGGGAGAAGCAGCAAAACCTGGTCGAGACTGTCCGCGCAATCGTGACTGCGTCACCGCTCTATGTACCCGCAATGCCGCGCACCGGCAAGCCGATGTCGGTGCGCATGACCAATTGTGGCTCTCTCGGCTGGGTAACGGACAAGGAGCAGGGTTACCGCTATCAGGCGCTTCATCCTGTGACGGGCCAGCCGTGGCCCGCGATACCGGACGTTCTTCTGGATATCTGGCAAACTGTCTCCGGAACAGGCAAGGAGCCTGAAGCCTGCCTCGTCAACTTCTATACCGATGATGCGCGCATGGGCTTGCATCAGGACCGCGACGAAAAGGATCTGGAAAGCCCCGTGGTATCGATCTCGCTCGGCGACACCTGCCTGTTTCGTGTCGGTGGGCGCGAGCGCAGCGACAGCACCCTGTCATTCAAGCTGGCAAGCGGCGATGTCGTGGTCTTGGGCGGAGAGGGGCGTCTCGCTTTTCACGGGGTCGACAAGATCTACCCCAATACGTCGACGCTCTTGAAGAATGGCGGCCGGATCAACCTTACACTCCGTCGCGTCACCCAATGA
- the hisB gene encoding imidazoleglycerol-phosphate dehydratase HisB — protein MADQQPSRTGSVSRKTNETSVSVSVNIDGAGTSRISTGVGFFDHMLEQLSRHSLIDMDIVAEGDRHVDDHHTVEDTGIAIGQALSKALGDRRGITRYASLDLAMDETMTRAAVDLSGRPFLVWNVEFSSPKIGTFDTELVREFFQALAQHGGITLHVQTIYGANNHHIAETCFKAVARVLRTATEIDPRQAGRVPSTKGMLV, from the coding sequence ATGGCCGACCAGCAGCCAAGCCGCACGGGCAGCGTTTCGCGCAAGACCAACGAAACCTCGGTGTCGGTTTCCGTCAATATTGACGGCGCGGGAACATCGCGCATTTCAACCGGCGTCGGCTTCTTCGACCATATGCTGGAACAGCTGTCCCGCCACTCGCTGATCGATATGGATATCGTTGCCGAAGGCGACCGTCATGTGGATGATCATCATACCGTGGAAGACACCGGCATTGCCATCGGCCAGGCGTTGTCGAAGGCGCTTGGCGACCGGCGCGGCATCACCCGCTATGCCTCGCTCGATCTCGCGATGGATGAAACCATGACACGGGCCGCCGTTGATCTTTCCGGCCGGCCTTTTTTGGTCTGGAATGTGGAATTTTCGTCGCCGAAGATCGGCACCTTCGATACGGAACTGGTCCGCGAATTTTTCCAGGCGCTGGCGCAACACGGCGGTATCACGCTGCATGTGCAGACTATCTACGGCGCCAACAATCACCATATCGCTGAGACCTGCTTCAAGGCCGTTGCCCGCGTGTTGCGCACAGCGACAGAGATCGATCCGCGCCAGGCTGGCCGCGTTCCCTCCACCAAGGGTATGCTGGTCTGA
- the lysM gene encoding peptidoglycan-binding protein LysM, translated as MGLFDFIKNAGKKLGIGDDDAPDVEAVKKELDSHKIGTDKVDVAVEGDKVVLKGVVEDQSAFEKAVIAVGNTLGISKVEASELKVGNAATATSAPAKDPVLYTVKKGDNLWKIAETQYGAGKGAKNTVIFEANKPMLTHPDKIYPGQVLRIPELDKA; from the coding sequence TGGGCATCGGCGACGACGATGCGCCGGATGTCGAGGCCGTGAAAAAGGAACTCGATTCCCATAAAATCGGGACCGACAAGGTCGATGTTGCCGTGGAAGGCGACAAGGTGGTTTTGAAGGGCGTGGTGGAAGATCAGTCCGCCTTCGAAAAGGCAGTGATAGCCGTCGGCAACACGCTTGGCATTTCCAAGGTCGAGGCCTCTGAGCTCAAGGTCGGTAATGCCGCCACGGCGACGTCGGCTCCGGCCAAGGATCCCGTGTTGTACACGGTCAAGAAGGGCGACAATCTCTGGAAGATCGCCGAGACCCAGTATGGTGCCGGAAAAGGTGCAAAAAACACTGTTATTTTCGAAGCCAACAAGCCGATGCTGACGCATCCCGACAAGATCTATCCGGGTCAGGTTCTGCGCATTCCCGAGCTGGATAAGGCATAA
- the hslV gene encoding ATP-dependent protease subunit HslV: protein MTTIITVRKGGQVVMAGDGQVSLGQTVMKGNARKVRRLGKGEVIAGFAGATADAFTLLERLEAKLEQYPDQLMRAAVELAKDWRTNKYLRNLEAMMLVADKTITLAITGNGDVLEPEHGTIAIGSGGNYAFAAARALMDTDKTAEEIARRAMEIAGDICVYTNNTIVVETLDAA from the coding sequence ATGACAACGATTATTACCGTCCGGAAGGGCGGACAGGTGGTGATGGCCGGAGACGGCCAGGTCAGTCTCGGGCAGACGGTGATGAAGGGCAATGCCCGCAAGGTGCGCCGTCTTGGCAAGGGCGAGGTGATAGCCGGGTTCGCCGGTGCCACCGCGGACGCCTTCACCCTGCTTGAGCGGCTGGAAGCCAAGCTCGAGCAATATCCCGACCAGCTGATGCGCGCCGCCGTCGAGCTTGCCAAGGACTGGCGGACCAACAAATATCTGCGCAATCTCGAAGCCATGATGCTGGTGGCCGACAAGACGATCACACTTGCCATCACCGGCAATGGTGATGTGCTGGAGCCGGAACATGGCACGATCGCCATCGGGTCCGGTGGCAACTATGCCTTCGCCGCAGCGCGCGCCCTGATGGATACGGACAAGACGGCGGAGGAGATCGCCCGCCGCGCCATGGAGATCGCCGGCGACATCTGTGTCTACACCAACAACACGATCGTGGTGGAAACGTTGGATGCGGCCTGA
- a CDS encoding DUF3800 domain-containing protein, translated as MENGEYIFYADESGDHSLVSIDEAYPVFVLSVCGFKILEYTQKTVPSFQKFKFRYFGHDMAVLHEREIRKQIGDFTFLTNIEVRENFLRDLTKIVDAARFDIFSCIIDKRKFRADFFPDNPYRIALSICLMAVHRHLKNIGKHEQTYYFVFEKRGEKEDKELELEFRRIVAGENQIRVRLDSFKLRFADKKSNSTGMQLADLTARPLGLSYLHPQQSNRAMSIIQSKLCKVRIPVNTERGIYAPSGIKAKSPG; from the coding sequence ATGGAAAATGGCGAGTATATTTTTTATGCTGATGAAAGCGGCGACCATTCCCTCGTGTCCATCGACGAGGCCTATCCGGTTTTCGTGCTTTCGGTCTGCGGCTTCAAGATATTGGAATACACCCAAAAGACGGTACCCAGTTTTCAGAAATTCAAATTTCGATACTTTGGTCACGACATGGCGGTGCTGCATGAAAGGGAAATCCGTAAGCAAATTGGCGACTTTACTTTTCTCACCAATATCGAGGTCAGAGAAAATTTTCTTCGTGATCTTACGAAGATAGTTGATGCCGCTCGGTTCGACATCTTTTCCTGCATCATCGACAAGCGAAAATTCCGTGCCGATTTCTTCCCGGACAATCCTTACCGAATTGCTTTGTCTATCTGTTTGATGGCAGTTCACAGACACCTCAAAAACATCGGAAAACACGAACAGACTTACTACTTCGTTTTCGAAAAGCGTGGAGAGAAGGAAGATAAGGAACTTGAGTTGGAGTTTCGCCGGATCGTTGCGGGCGAAAACCAGATCCGAGTGCGCCTTGATAGTTTCAAACTTCGGTTTGCCGACAAGAAATCAAACTCGACAGGCATGCAGCTTGCGGACCTTACGGCAAGGCCTTTGGGTTTAAGTTATTTGCATCCTCAGCAATCAAATCGGGCGATGAGCATTATCCAATCCAAACTTTGCAAAGTCCGCATTCCCGTCAATACCGAGCGAGGAATTTATGCGCCATCTGGCATAAAAGCGAAAAGCCCCGGATAA
- a CDS encoding DUF2628 domain-containing protein, translating to MASYLVLTPPGARSDAVEARFIADSFSWVAFLLPAVWLLFKRQWIAGIVVAALQTVVAIFTAEADFMLAGLLTELALRLLVALEGPSFIASRLQARGWTLRDIIPAHDLATAEMMYDVGVARDGSLPGGGAAQPLPGLVAGAGPRGAGFGVFELYGER from the coding sequence ATGGCCTCCTACCTCGTTCTTACCCCACCCGGCGCACGCTCAGACGCGGTCGAAGCCCGTTTCATCGCCGACAGTTTTTCCTGGGTTGCCTTCCTCCTGCCGGCGGTCTGGCTGCTTTTCAAACGCCAGTGGATCGCCGGCATCGTCGTGGCGGCGCTGCAGACGGTCGTGGCCATTTTCACCGCAGAAGCCGATTTCATGCTGGCGGGGCTGCTGACCGAACTTGCCCTGCGTCTTCTGGTTGCCCTCGAAGGCCCAAGCTTCATCGCCAGCCGGCTGCAGGCGCGCGGCTGGACGCTTCGCGACATCATCCCCGCCCATGACCTTGCCACTGCGGAAATGATGTATGACGTCGGGGTGGCCCGTGACGGCAGCTTGCCCGGCGGCGGAGCTGCGCAGCCTCTGCCTGGCCTCGTGGCGGGAGCGGGGCCTCGCGGCGCCGGATTCGGCGTCTTTGAACTTTACGGAGAACGCTGA
- the hisF gene encoding imidazole glycerol phosphate synthase subunit HisF has product MTLKARVIPCLDVKDGRVVKGVSFVDLIDAGDPVESAKAYDAAGADELCFLDITASSDNRDTIFDVVTRTAEHCFMPLTVGGGVRTVADIRKLLLAGADKVSINSAAVSNPDFVAEAADKFGNQCIVVSIDSKKVSQPGEDDRWEIFTHGGRQATGIDAVVFAEKMVQLGAGELLLTSMDRDGRKTGYDIGLTRTIADRVSVPVIASGGVGTLDHMVEGIRDGHATAVLAASIFHFGTYSIGQAKRYMAEHGIAMRLD; this is encoded by the coding sequence ATGACCCTCAAAGCCCGCGTTATCCCCTGTCTCGACGTCAAGGACGGCCGTGTCGTCAAGGGGGTTAGCTTCGTCGATCTGATCGACGCCGGCGATCCCGTCGAATCGGCGAAGGCGTATGATGCCGCCGGTGCGGACGAGCTGTGTTTCCTCGATATCACCGCGTCATCCGACAATCGCGATACGATCTTCGACGTGGTGACCCGCACGGCCGAGCATTGCTTCATGCCTCTGACGGTTGGTGGCGGCGTGAGAACCGTAGCCGACATTCGCAAGCTGCTGCTGGCCGGAGCCGACAAGGTGTCGATCAATTCGGCCGCAGTCAGCAATCCCGATTTCGTCGCCGAGGCGGCCGACAAGTTCGGCAATCAGTGCATCGTCGTTTCGATCGATTCCAAGAAAGTCTCGCAACCGGGTGAAGACGACCGCTGGGAAATCTTTACCCATGGCGGACGGCAGGCGACGGGCATCGATGCCGTGGTTTTTGCCGAGAAAATGGTGCAGCTTGGCGCGGGCGAGCTGTTGCTGACCTCAATGGACCGTGACGGCCGGAAAACCGGCTACGACATCGGCCTCACCCGCACCATTGCCGATCGTGTCTCCGTACCGGTCATTGCGTCCGGCGGCGTCGGCACTCTCGATCATATGGTCGAAGGCATTCGCGACGGGCATGCGACGGCGGTGCTTGCCGCCTCGATCTTCCATTTCGGCACCTATAGCATCGGCCAGGCCAAGCGCTATATGGCAGAGCATGGCATCGCCATGCGCCTCGATTGA
- the hisH gene encoding imidazole glycerol phosphate synthase subunit HisH codes for MRVAIIDYGSGNLRSATKAFERASREAGIDAKIDLTDRPERVASADRIVLPGVGAYADCRQGLDAIDGMQEALTEAVETSGRPFLGICVGMQLMSSRGLEKSVTRGLGWIRGDVVEMAPADPALKIPQIGWNTLDLRKPHALFDGIRTGADGLHAYFVHSYHLATEHPDDLIATTSYGGAVTAFVASGNKAGAQFHPEKSQTLGLTLISNFLRWKP; via the coding sequence ATGCGCGTTGCGATCATCGACTACGGGTCCGGCAATCTACGCTCGGCAACCAAGGCTTTCGAACGGGCTTCCCGTGAGGCAGGCATCGATGCAAAGATCGACCTGACCGACAGACCGGAGCGTGTCGCCAGCGCCGACCGAATCGTGCTCCCCGGCGTCGGCGCCTATGCCGACTGCCGTCAGGGGCTGGACGCCATCGATGGCATGCAGGAGGCGCTGACAGAAGCCGTTGAAACATCCGGGCGGCCGTTTCTTGGCATCTGCGTCGGCATGCAGCTGATGTCCTCGCGCGGACTGGAAAAATCCGTGACCCGCGGGCTTGGCTGGATCAGGGGCGACGTGGTCGAGATGGCACCCGCCGATCCGGCCTTGAAAATTCCGCAGATCGGCTGGAACACACTGGACCTCAGAAAGCCGCATGCACTTTTCGACGGCATCAGGACCGGCGCGGACGGGCTGCACGCCTATTTCGTCCATTCCTATCATCTGGCCACCGAGCATCCGGACGATCTGATCGCCACGACATCCTATGGCGGTGCCGTCACCGCTTTCGTTGCCAGCGGCAACAAGGCAGGCGCTCAGTTCCACCCGGAAAAGAGCCAGACGCTCGGCCTGACTCTGATCTCCAATTTTTTGCGCTGGAAGCCTTAG
- the hslU gene encoding ATP-dependent protease ATPase subunit HslU, with product MTTFSPREIVSELDRFIIGQHDAKRAVAIALRNRWRRQQLSDELRDEVMPKNILMIGPTGVGKTEISRRLAKLAGAPFIKVEATKFTEVGYVGRDVEQIVRDLVEVGIGLVREKKRAEVKAKAHLNAEERVLDALVGATASPATRDSFRKKLRANELDDKEIDIEVADTATPGGGFEIPGMPGANIGVLNLSEMFGKAMGPRTKKVRTTVKASYKVLVDDESDKLLDNEQIQREAVRSAENDGIVFLDEIDKIAARDGGMGAGVSREGVQRDLLPLVEGTTVATKYGPVKTDHILFIASGAFHVAKPSDLLPELQGRLPIRVELKALTKEDFRRILTETEVGLIRQYKALLETEGVNLDFTEDALDALAEVAVKLNSSLENIGARRLQTVMERVLDEISYAAPDKNGEQLTIDAAYVKQHVGDLAANTDLSRYIL from the coding sequence ATGACAACATTCTCTCCCCGCGAAATCGTGTCGGAACTCGACCGTTTCATCATCGGCCAGCATGATGCCAAGCGCGCCGTCGCCATCGCACTGCGCAACCGCTGGCGCCGCCAGCAGCTCTCGGACGAGCTGCGCGACGAGGTCATGCCGAAGAACATTCTGATGATCGGCCCGACCGGCGTCGGCAAGACGGAAATTTCCCGCCGCCTCGCCAAGCTGGCCGGTGCGCCCTTCATCAAGGTGGAAGCCACCAAATTCACGGAGGTCGGCTATGTCGGCCGCGATGTCGAGCAGATCGTCCGCGACCTCGTCGAGGTCGGCATCGGCCTGGTGCGCGAAAAGAAGCGCGCTGAAGTGAAGGCCAAGGCGCATTTGAACGCTGAAGAACGCGTGCTGGACGCCCTGGTCGGGGCGACCGCGTCTCCTGCTACACGCGACAGTTTCCGCAAGAAACTCAGGGCCAATGAACTGGACGACAAGGAGATCGACATCGAGGTCGCCGATACCGCCACGCCCGGCGGCGGCTTCGAGATTCCCGGCATGCCCGGCGCCAATATCGGCGTCCTCAACCTGTCGGAAATGTTCGGCAAGGCCATGGGTCCCCGCACCAAGAAGGTCCGCACCACCGTCAAGGCCTCCTACAAGGTCTTGGTCGACGACGAATCCGACAAGCTGCTGGACAATGAACAGATCCAGCGTGAGGCCGTGCGGTCGGCGGAAAATGACGGCATCGTCTTCCTCGACGAGATCGACAAGATCGCGGCCCGCGATGGCGGCATGGGTGCCGGCGTATCCCGCGAGGGCGTGCAGCGCGATCTGCTCCCGCTTGTTGAAGGCACAACGGTTGCAACCAAATACGGACCTGTGAAGACGGATCATATCCTCTTCATCGCATCCGGCGCCTTTCACGTCGCCAAGCCGTCCGACCTGCTTCCCGAACTTCAGGGGCGCTTGCCGATCCGGGTGGAGCTAAAGGCGCTGACCAAGGAAGATTTCCGCCGCATCCTGACCGAGACAGAGGTCGGCCTGATCCGCCAGTATAAGGCACTTCTGGAAACTGAAGGCGTCAACCTCGATTTCACCGAGGATGCCCTTGATGCGCTTGCGGAAGTGGCTGTGAAACTGAATTCGAGCCTCGAAAATATCGGCGCCCGCCGCCTGCAGACCGTGATGGAACGCGTGCTGGATGAAATCTCCTATGCGGCACCGGACAAGAATGGCGAACAGCTGACGATCGATGCGGCCTATGTGAAACAGCATGTCGGCGATCTCGCCGCCAATACGGATCTGTCGCGTTACATTCTGTAG